One region of Chryseobacterium muglaense genomic DNA includes:
- the era gene encoding GTPase Era: MHKAGFVNIVGKPNAGKSTLLNQLMGEKLAIVTQKAQTTRHRIFGIYNEEDLQIVFSDTPGVLDPKYGLQEKMMDFVKDSLQDADVFLFIVDVTDKAEPSEFLIDKLNKIPVPVLLLLNKIDQTNQEGLEKIATEWHERIPKAEILPISALNAFNLDIILPKLKSMLPESPAYYDKDMYTDKPERFFVNEAIREKILLNYEKEIPYSVEVVTEMFKEKEGIIFIDSIIYVERDTQKGIIIGHKGEAIKKVGTEARIDLEKFFSKKIHLNLFVKVKKDWRKNDRDLKNFGYR, from the coding sequence ATGCACAAAGCAGGATTTGTAAATATCGTTGGAAAGCCAAATGCCGGAAAATCTACCCTTCTGAATCAGTTGATGGGAGAGAAGTTGGCAATTGTAACACAAAAGGCTCAGACAACACGACATAGAATTTTTGGAATTTATAATGAAGAAGACTTACAGATTGTATTTTCTGATACTCCCGGAGTTTTAGATCCAAAATACGGTTTGCAGGAAAAAATGATGGATTTTGTAAAAGACTCTTTACAGGATGCAGACGTTTTTCTTTTCATTGTAGATGTTACCGATAAAGCAGAACCATCAGAATTTTTAATTGATAAACTAAATAAAATTCCGGTACCGGTTTTATTATTATTAAATAAAATTGACCAAACCAACCAGGAAGGTCTGGAAAAAATAGCAACAGAATGGCATGAAAGAATTCCGAAGGCTGAAATTCTTCCTATTTCTGCGTTAAATGCTTTCAATCTTGACATTATTTTACCGAAATTAAAATCGATGTTACCAGAAAGCCCAGCGTACTACGATAAAGATATGTACACTGATAAACCGGAACGTTTCTTTGTAAACGAGGCCATCAGAGAGAAAATTCTTTTAAATTATGAAAAAGAAATTCCGTATTCTGTAGAAGTGGTAACCGAAATGTTTAAAGAAAAAGAAGGTATTATCTTCATAGACTCAATCATTTACGTTGAAAGAGATACCCAAAAAGGGATTATTATCGGACATAAAGGTGAGGCTATTAAAAAAGTAGGAACAGAAGCAAGAATTGATTTGGAGAAATTTTTCTCTAAAAAAATTCACTTAAACCTTTTCGTAAAAGTGAAAAAAGACTGGCGAAAAAATGACCGCGATTTAAAGAATTTTGGATACAGATAG
- a CDS encoding class I SAM-dependent methyltransferase: MKKLTKFLLNKIPRPMLIKMSIWARPLIYQFFKGDKFYDPIDGRSYRKFLPYGYGKQRENALSPGTLSLERHRQMYLYLQNETDFFIKNYKVLHIAPEQEFLRKFKRMSNLNYISADLYSPIVDVKADILDLPFENESFDIIFCNHVLEHIQDDAKAMSELYRVMKPGGWGILQVPMKNSLEKTYEDFTITDPKERQKHFGQYDHVRWYGMDYFDRLKSAGFEVEANFYSQEFSDEEIKKYGLRLNEILPIVLKK, encoded by the coding sequence ATGAAAAAGCTGACTAAGTTTTTATTAAATAAAATTCCTCGTCCGATGCTTATTAAGATGAGTATTTGGGCGCGTCCGTTGATTTATCAATTTTTCAAGGGTGATAAATTTTATGATCCTATTGATGGTAGATCTTATCGTAAATTTCTTCCTTATGGTTACGGAAAGCAAAGAGAAAATGCTTTATCTCCGGGAACTTTAAGTCTTGAAAGACACCGCCAAATGTATCTTTATCTTCAAAATGAAACTGATTTTTTCATTAAAAACTATAAGGTTCTTCATATTGCTCCCGAACAAGAGTTTTTGAGAAAATTCAAAAGAATGAGCAATCTCAACTATATTTCTGCCGATTTATATTCGCCTATTGTAGATGTGAAAGCTGATATTTTAGATTTGCCTTTTGAAAATGAAAGTTTCGATATTATCTTTTGCAATCATGTTTTAGAACATATTCAGGATGACGCAAAAGCAATGAGTGAATTATACAGAGTAATGAAGCCCGGAGGTTGGGGTATTTTGCAGGTTCCGATGAAAAATTCTTTGGAAAAAACCTATGAAGACTTCACTATAACAGATCCAAAAGAAAGGCAAAAACATTTCGGGCAGTACGATCATGTTCGTTGGTACGGGATGGATTATTTTGATCGTTTAAAAAGCGCTGGTTTTGAAGTTGAAGCAAATTTTTATTCTCAAGAATTTTCTGATGAAGAAATAAAAAAATATGGTTTAAGACTCAATGAAATTTTACCCATCGTTTTAAAGAAATAA
- a CDS encoding DMT family transporter, with translation MNWIILIIAGLFEVAFASCLGKVKETTGNEMYWWFGGFLVCLTISMLLLIKATETLPIGTAYAVWTGIGAVGTAVVGILVFKDPASFWRIFFISTLIGSVIGLKAVSH, from the coding sequence ATGAACTGGATTATTTTAATCATCGCAGGATTATTTGAGGTTGCTTTTGCATCATGCCTCGGAAAAGTAAAAGAAACTACCGGAAACGAAATGTATTGGTGGTTTGGAGGATTTTTGGTTTGCCTTACCATCAGTATGCTTTTGCTCATCAAAGCAACAGAAACTTTACCCATCGGAACCGCTTACGCCGTCTGGACCGGAATTGGCGCAGTAGGAACTGCTGTGGTAGGAATTTTAGTATTTAAAGACCCGGCAAGCTTCTGGAGAATATTTTTCATTTCAACATTGATTGGTTCTGTAATTGGATTGAAAGCAGTTTCTCATTAA
- a CDS encoding BT0820 family HAD-type phosphatase yields MLNNKKIAVDFDGTIVDDAYPAIGKTKIFAFETLKKLQAQGFRLILWTYRHGKALDEAVEFCKKNGIEFYAINSSFEGEVFDSENQSRKLDADWFIDDRNLGGFPGWGEIYNIINERIEFRVEGNEVLAYSKLKKEKKKGLFW; encoded by the coding sequence ATGTTAAATAATAAAAAAATTGCTGTTGATTTTGACGGAACTATCGTAGATGACGCCTATCCTGCAATTGGGAAAACTAAAATTTTCGCCTTCGAAACACTCAAAAAACTTCAGGCTCAGGGTTTTAGGTTGATACTTTGGACGTATAGACACGGAAAAGCCTTAGACGAGGCTGTAGAATTCTGCAAAAAGAATGGTATTGAGTTCTATGCAATTAACTCAAGTTTTGAGGGAGAAGTTTTTGATTCTGAAAATCAGTCTAGAAAATTAGATGCAGATTGGTTTATTGACGACAGAAACTTAGGAGGCTTTCCGGGATGGGGAGAGATTTATAATATCATCAACGAAAGAATAGAGTTCCGAGTAGAAGGCAACGAAGTTTTAGCGTATTCAAAACTAAAAAAAGAAAAGAAAAAAGGATTATTCTGGTAA
- a CDS encoding YdeI/OmpD-associated family protein: protein MKNQFTAKLEVIGINPFVFLPDEILNEIFENSGKNKSPIPAKGTVNGKEFKQNLMKYLGEWRLYINLTMLKDSPKRIGEMIEVSIEFDDSGRTISMHPNLEKAIKENNIALQNFEKLTPSRRLELIRYINNLKTEASIQRNIEKIVRHLTGETDFFGKKIK, encoded by the coding sequence ATGAAAAACCAATTCACCGCAAAGCTCGAAGTCATAGGAATTAATCCGTTTGTTTTTCTTCCTGATGAAATTTTAAACGAAATATTTGAAAATTCAGGAAAGAATAAAAGCCCGATTCCTGCAAAAGGAACAGTAAACGGTAAAGAATTTAAACAAAATTTAATGAAATATTTAGGAGAATGGCGGTTATATATTAATTTAACCATGCTAAAAGATTCTCCGAAAAGAATTGGCGAAATGATTGAAGTTTCTATTGAGTTTGATGATTCAGGCCGTACGATTTCAATGCATCCTAATTTAGAAAAAGCAATCAAAGAAAATAATATTGCTTTACAAAACTTTGAAAAACTGACTCCTTCAAGAAGATTGGAGTTGATTCGTTATATTAATAATTTAAAAACGGAAGCAAGCATCCAAAGAAATATCGAAAAAATAGTTCGTCATTTAACAGGTGAAACAGACTTTTTCGGGAAAAAGATTAAATAA
- a CDS encoding Crp/Fnr family transcriptional regulator, translating to MDIKEIIDTIYLLPEASKESLIQHISEVNYPKGFCLMEADKMIPYIYFLKKGIVRAYASTENNDITFWFGTEGETIVSMKSYVDEKPGYENIELLEDCEFYKLETEKLKTLYNKDIHIANWGRKFAEKELVKTEELIISRQYKTASERYKDLMKEKPYLLQRVQLGHIASYLGIAQVSLSRIRAEIR from the coding sequence ATGGATATTAAAGAAATTATTGATACTATTTATTTACTACCTGAAGCTTCAAAAGAAAGCTTGATACAACATATTTCGGAAGTTAATTATCCTAAAGGATTTTGCCTGATGGAAGCTGATAAAATGATTCCTTATATTTATTTTTTAAAGAAAGGGATTGTTCGTGCTTACGCTTCTACAGAAAACAACGATATAACTTTTTGGTTTGGAACTGAAGGCGAAACCATCGTTTCTATGAAAAGTTATGTAGATGAAAAACCGGGCTATGAAAACATAGAACTTCTGGAAGACTGCGAATTTTACAAACTTGAAACTGAAAAACTGAAAACTCTTTATAATAAAGACATTCACATTGCAAACTGGGGACGGAAATTTGCAGAAAAAGAACTCGTAAAAACGGAGGAATTGATTATTTCTAGGCAATATAAAACTGCTTCAGAAAGATATAAAGATTTAATGAAAGAAAAACCTTATCTCTTACAGCGAGTTCAGTTGGGTCATATTGCATCTTATTTAGGAATTGCACAAGTGAGTTTGAGTAGAATTCGCGCGGAGATTAGGTGA
- the gpmI gene encoding 2,3-bisphosphoglycerate-independent phosphoglycerate mutase has protein sequence MSKKAILAILDGWGLGTNPEVSALAQANTPFIDSCYHRFPHTTLEASGLAVGLPAGQMGNSEVGHMNLGAGRVVYQNLVKLNMAVENGTLGQEKVIQEAFAYAKRENKNVHFIGLVSNGGVHSHINHLKGLLSAAKDFGLHENVYVHAFTDGRDCDPHSGLGFIEELQNHMAQTTGNLASVTGRYYAMDRDRRWERVKLAYDAMVEGVGLQTANALAAIKASYDENITDEFIKPIILVKETQIGNVVPVGKIVDNDVVICFNFRTDRGREITEVLCQHDMPEYFMRKLDLHYVTLTNYDKTYQNVNVVFDEDVLKDTMGEVLERNGKTQIRIAETEKYPHVTFFFSGGREEVFQGEKRLLCPSPKDVPTYDLKPEMSAYEITNSILPELENETADFICLNFANTDMVGHTGVFEAAVKAAETVDKCIEKVATMAYEHGYAVFILADHGNSDVMMNADGSPNTQHSTNLVPLIVMDKDKNWELKPGKLGDMAPTILHTMGIEIPAIMTGDILVS, from the coding sequence ATGTCTAAAAAAGCAATATTGGCAATACTTGACGGATGGGGTTTGGGAACAAATCCTGAAGTTTCTGCATTAGCTCAAGCAAATACACCATTTATAGATAGCTGTTATCATAGATTTCCACATACAACTTTAGAAGCGAGCGGTTTGGCAGTTGGTCTTCCGGCTGGACAAATGGGGAATTCTGAAGTGGGGCATATGAATTTGGGAGCAGGTAGAGTAGTATACCAAAATTTGGTAAAACTAAATATGGCTGTCGAAAATGGAACTTTAGGACAGGAAAAAGTAATTCAGGAAGCTTTTGCTTATGCGAAAAGAGAAAATAAAAATGTACACTTTATCGGTTTGGTTTCCAACGGAGGAGTACACTCACATATCAATCATTTAAAAGGGCTTTTGTCTGCGGCAAAAGATTTTGGTTTACATGAAAACGTTTATGTTCATGCATTTACTGATGGTAGAGATTGCGATCCGCATTCAGGATTGGGCTTTATTGAAGAACTTCAAAATCACATGGCGCAAACTACTGGTAATCTTGCATCAGTTACAGGCAGATATTATGCGATGGACCGTGACAGAAGATGGGAGCGTGTGAAATTAGCGTATGACGCCATGGTAGAAGGAGTTGGCTTGCAGACAGCCAATGCACTTGCTGCAATCAAAGCTTCTTATGATGAAAATATAACTGATGAGTTCATTAAGCCAATTATTTTGGTTAAAGAAACTCAGATTGGAAACGTTGTTCCTGTAGGGAAAATCGTTGATAATGATGTTGTGATTTGTTTTAACTTCCGTACCGACAGAGGTCGTGAGATTACAGAAGTTCTTTGTCAGCACGATATGCCTGAATATTTCATGCGAAAACTGGATCTTCATTACGTTACACTAACCAATTACGACAAGACTTACCAAAACGTAAATGTAGTTTTTGACGAAGACGTTTTAAAAGATACAATGGGTGAAGTTTTAGAAAGAAATGGAAAAACCCAGATCAGAATTGCTGAAACAGAAAAATACCCTCACGTTACGTTTTTCTTTTCAGGAGGTCGTGAAGAAGTATTTCAGGGCGAAAAAAGATTGCTTTGTCCGAGCCCGAAAGATGTTCCAACCTACGATTTAAAGCCTGAAATGTCGGCTTATGAAATCACTAATTCCATTTTACCGGAACTCGAAAACGAAACCGCAGATTTTATTTGTTTAAATTTTGCAAACACCGATATGGTAGGGCATACAGGAGTTTTTGAAGCTGCCGTAAAAGCTGCCGAAACGGTAGATAAATGCATCGAAAAAGTAGCTACAATGGCTTACGAACATGGTTATGCTGTTTTCATTCTTGCCGATCATGGTAATTCTGATGTTATGATGAACGCTGACGGATCACCAAATACACAACATTCAACGAACTTGGTTCCTTTAATTGTGATGGATAAAGATAAAAACTGGGAGCTAAAACCCGGGAAATTAGGAGATATGGCTCCGACTATTTTACATACGATGGGGATTGAAATTCCTGCAATTATGACAGGTGATATTTTAGTAAGCTAA
- a CDS encoding tetratricopeptide repeat protein, whose translation MKTIKINTKQLFVALMMIGSTGAAVAQTSPKTDSVKVTASTTQVQTNPTIEGLKKQVEANPKDAESLAKLATAYQDATDWQNAIITWKKISVLIPDWAPSYYSQAYSYQSAKDDVNAKLSYEKYIATVKPEEIEANKKNLGYAYYFIAFNEQKDNPNKAKEHIAKSIQYDPTNQEAVKLSQALNS comes from the coding sequence ATGAAAACGATTAAAATTAATACAAAACAACTGTTTGTCGCTTTAATGATGATAGGAAGTACAGGTGCTGCTGTAGCGCAAACCTCTCCAAAAACCGACAGTGTGAAAGTTACTGCTTCTACAACTCAGGTACAAACAAACCCCACGATTGAGGGTTTAAAAAAACAAGTTGAAGCCAATCCTAAAGATGCAGAATCACTTGCTAAATTAGCGACTGCTTATCAGGATGCTACTGATTGGCAAAACGCAATTATTACGTGGAAAAAAATCTCTGTGTTGATACCGGATTGGGCTCCATCTTATTACAGTCAAGCTTATTCTTATCAATCGGCTAAAGATGATGTCAATGCAAAATTATCTTACGAAAAATATATTGCTACCGTAAAACCGGAGGAAATTGAAGCGAACAAAAAAAATCTTGGGTACGCCTATTATTTTATCGCATTTAATGAGCAAAAAGACAATCCAAATAAAGCGAAAGAGCATATTGCAAAATCAATACAGTATGACCCTACCAATCAAGAAGCTGTAAAATTAAGTCAAGCCCTTAACTCATAA
- the map gene encoding type I methionyl aminopeptidase — MIQLKTIGELRLMKESARLVSRTLGMLAKEIKPGITTLYLDKLAHDFIKDHGAEPAFLGYGGFPNSLCISPNEQVVHGFPNKDEIKEGDILSVDCGAILNGYVGDHAYTFEIGEVNPTTKKLLKVAKESLYKGIEQCIRGKRIGDISHAIQSHCEKEGYGVVKELVGHGLGKKMHEDPQVPNYGKQGSGKVIKDGLAIAIEPMINLGTEKVKFHNDGWTVTTLDNQPSAHFEHDVCVINGKPVLLSTFDYVYEALGIVSDEEKPFQLDF; from the coding sequence ATGATTCAATTAAAAACAATAGGCGAACTTCGTCTTATGAAAGAAAGTGCTCGATTGGTTTCCAGAACATTAGGAATGTTGGCAAAAGAAATTAAACCGGGAATTACTACTTTATATTTAGATAAATTAGCACACGATTTTATTAAAGATCACGGTGCAGAACCAGCATTTTTAGGATACGGAGGTTTTCCTAATTCTTTGTGTATCTCACCCAACGAGCAAGTGGTACACGGTTTTCCTAATAAGGACGAAATCAAGGAAGGCGATATACTTTCTGTAGATTGTGGTGCGATTCTTAATGGCTACGTAGGTGATCACGCCTATACTTTCGAAATTGGAGAGGTAAACCCTACAACCAAAAAATTACTGAAAGTTGCCAAAGAATCTCTTTACAAAGGAATTGAGCAGTGTATCAGAGGAAAAAGAATAGGTGATATCTCTCACGCGATTCAAAGCCATTGTGAAAAAGAAGGATATGGAGTCGTAAAAGAGCTTGTAGGTCATGGTTTAGGAAAAAAAATGCATGAAGACCCTCAAGTTCCAAATTACGGGAAACAAGGCAGTGGAAAAGTCATCAAAGATGGTTTGGCAATCGCTATTGAGCCCATGATTAATTTAGGTACTGAAAAAGTAAAATTCCATAATGACGGCTGGACAGTTACTACACTTGACAATCAGCCTTCTGCCCATTTTGAGCATGATGTTTGTGTAATTAATGGCAAACCTGTTTTACTGTCAACTTTCGATTATGTTTACGAAGCCTTGGGGATTGTAAGTGATGAAGAAAAGCCATTTCAACTGGATTTTTAA
- the pepE gene encoding dipeptidase PepE, giving the protein MNVLLASTSTLFGGEYLEYLKEELINLYKGIDEIIFIPFARPGGISHDDYTAKAQSFFETINIKVKGLHEFDDKIDALNSAKGYFTGGGNTFLLVKTLHEENLMSVLKQNIENGKAYLGCSAGSNIGGQNMKTTNDMPIVYPPSFECMGLVPFNLNPHYLDPNPDLKHNGETRETRIKEFLTQNDTKVVGLREGNWIRRIGDKITVEGNELTRIFEKGKEPYEIEAGSEL; this is encoded by the coding sequence ATGAATGTATTATTAGCCTCAACTTCTACACTTTTTGGCGGGGAATATCTTGAATATTTAAAAGAAGAACTTATTAATCTATATAAAGGAATTGATGAAATCATCTTCATTCCATTCGCAAGACCCGGCGGAATTTCACATGATGATTATACTGCAAAGGCACAATCTTTTTTCGAAACCATTAATATTAAAGTAAAAGGTTTACACGAATTTGATGATAAAATCGATGCTTTAAATTCAGCAAAAGGCTATTTTACAGGCGGTGGAAACACTTTTTTATTGGTTAAGACATTGCATGAAGAGAATCTGATGTCTGTTTTAAAACAAAATATAGAAAACGGAAAAGCATATTTAGGTTGTAGTGCCGGAAGTAATATTGGCGGACAAAATATGAAAACAACGAATGATATGCCGATTGTTTATCCACCAAGTTTTGAATGTATGGGATTGGTTCCATTCAACCTTAATCCACATTATTTAGATCCAAATCCTGATTTGAAACATAACGGAGAAACAAGGGAAACAAGAATTAAAGAATTTTTAACGCAAAACGACACTAAAGTTGTAGGACTTCGTGAAGGAAACTGGATCAGAAGAATTGGTGATAAAATTACCGTTGAAGGAAATGAATTGACAAGAATTTTTGAAAAAGGAAAAGAACCTTATGAAATTGAAGCAGGAAGCGAACTTTAA
- the fsa gene encoding fructose-6-phosphate aldolase: protein MKFFIDTANLEQIKEAKDLGILDGVTTNPSLMAKEGIKGDEAIKNHYKAICEIVDGDISAEVLSTTYEEMIKEGDELAAIHPNIVVKIPMIKDGIKALKYFSDKGIKTNCTLIFSPGQALLAAKAGATYVSPFLGRLDDITTDGLNLIQEIRLIFDNYMYDTEILAASIRHSMHIIDCAKIGADVITSPLPPILSLLKHPLTDSGLAQFVADSQKLA from the coding sequence ATGAAATTTTTTATTGACACTGCTAATTTAGAGCAAATTAAGGAAGCGAAAGACCTTGGGATTTTGGATGGTGTAACAACCAACCCATCGTTGATGGCTAAAGAAGGAATTAAAGGTGATGAAGCTATCAAAAATCATTACAAAGCAATTTGCGAAATTGTAGATGGAGATATTTCTGCTGAAGTACTTTCTACAACGTACGAAGAAATGATTAAAGAAGGTGATGAATTGGCTGCAATTCACCCAAATATTGTGGTGAAAATCCCAATGATTAAAGACGGAATCAAAGCTTTGAAATATTTTTCAGACAAAGGAATTAAAACTAACTGTACTTTGATTTTCTCTCCAGGACAAGCTCTTTTAGCAGCTAAAGCTGGTGCAACTTACGTTTCTCCTTTCTTAGGAAGATTAGATGATATTACTACTGATGGTCTGAACCTAATTCAGGAAATCAGATTGATTTTTGATAACTATATGTATGACACTGAAATTTTAGCGGCTTCAATCCGTCATTCAATGCATATTATTGACTGTGCAAAAATTGGTGCAGATGTTATCACTTCACCACTTCCTCCAATCTTGAGTTTGTTGAAACATCCTTTAACAGACAGCGGGTTGGCTCAGTTTGTTGCAGATTCTCAAAAATTGGCGTAA
- a CDS encoding DoxX family protein, with protein MSYSNTKANPIIFDIVLFLVRLFIGFAMISHGFPKLQTLIDGGEIQFYDFLGLGPKISLGLTVFAEFVCSIFLILGLFTRVAAGFLIFTMAIAAFVVHGVDGFDKRELSLLYLSIYLIIISFGAGRFSIDGMIEKRRRANDW; from the coding sequence ATGAGCTATTCAAACACAAAGGCGAATCCTATAATTTTTGATATTGTACTATTTCTTGTAAGATTATTTATAGGCTTTGCAATGATTTCGCACGGATTTCCGAAGCTTCAAACATTAATTGACGGCGGTGAAATTCAGTTTTACGACTTCTTAGGTTTAGGCCCTAAAATTTCTTTAGGATTAACCGTCTTTGCTGAATTTGTTTGTTCAATCTTCCTGATTTTAGGATTGTTTACAAGAGTCGCTGCAGGGTTTTTAATCTTTACAATGGCAATTGCAGCATTTGTAGTTCATGGAGTAGACGGTTTTGATAAACGAGAATTAAGCTTATTGTATCTTTCAATTTACTTAATCATCATTTCGTTTGGAGCCGGAAGATTTTCAATTGATGGAATGATTGAAAAACGCAGAAGAGCTAATGACTGGTAA
- a CDS encoding acyl-ACP desaturase, whose translation MYNALVRKEVMGILEKEVGSFLDKFLTPIEKIWQPSDYLPDPSSSDFKYELEEIQTFAQEMPYDLFVTLIGDCITEEALPSYESWLMSVEGIDQEKSGPTWASWIRSWTAEENRHGDLLGKYLYLCGRVNMRQMEITTQYLISDGFDIGTSMDPYRNFIYTSFQETATNVSHRRVGTLAKQTGNGKLAKMCGVIAADEARHAKAYKHFVAKILELDPSEMILAFEDMMRKKIVMPAHMMRQSGQKAGELWGHFSDAAQRCMVYTGQDYINIMKDLLDEWKIEHVTGLNEKAEKAQEYLMKLPSRLQKITDRISTPDLQFEFNWVKK comes from the coding sequence ATGTATAATGCTCTCGTAAGAAAAGAAGTAATGGGTATTTTGGAAAAGGAGGTCGGTTCTTTTCTCGATAAGTTTTTGACTCCAATTGAGAAAATCTGGCAACCTTCAGATTATCTACCAGATCCTTCTAGCTCTGATTTTAAATATGAATTAGAAGAAATTCAAACTTTCGCTCAAGAAATGCCTTATGATCTTTTTGTAACATTGATTGGGGATTGTATTACTGAAGAGGCTTTGCCTTCTTACGAATCTTGGTTAATGAGTGTTGAGGGAATTGATCAGGAAAAAAGCGGGCCTACCTGGGCAAGCTGGATTAGATCTTGGACGGCCGAAGAAAACAGACACGGTGATTTACTTGGGAAATATTTGTACTTATGTGGAAGAGTAAACATGAGACAAATGGAAATTACTACTCAGTATCTGATTAGTGACGGTTTTGACATCGGAACGAGTATGGATCCTTATAGAAACTTTATTTATACAAGTTTCCAGGAAACAGCAACCAACGTTTCTCATAGAAGAGTTGGTACTTTGGCAAAACAAACCGGAAACGGGAAATTGGCGAAAATGTGTGGTGTAATTGCTGCAGATGAAGCAAGACACGCAAAAGCATACAAGCATTTCGTAGCTAAAATATTAGAATTAGATCCATCTGAAATGATTTTGGCATTTGAAGATATGATGCGTAAAAAAATTGTTATGCCGGCTCATATGATGAGACAATCTGGTCAAAAAGCAGGTGAGCTTTGGGGACATTTTTCTGATGCAGCACAAAGATGCATGGTTTACACAGGTCAGGATTATATCAATATCATGAAAGATCTTCTTGATGAATGGAAGATTGAGCATGTTACAGGTCTTAACGAAAAAGCGGAGAAAGCTCAGGAATATTTAATGAAGCTTCCTTCTAGATTACAAAAAATTACAGACAGAATTTCTACTCCAGATTTGCAGTTTGAATTCAACTGGGTTAAAAAATAA
- a CDS encoding translation initiation factor has translation MDLRDQLKNLFPTHEEQDFQMPEEEFKQKEPLVCKFEKKGRNGKPVTIVEGWEGSEDDLKKISKKIKTTLGIGGSEKDGTIIIQGDNRDKIMAILKDMGYKTKRVGG, from the coding sequence ATGGATTTAAGAGACCAACTAAAAAACCTTTTCCCTACACATGAAGAACAGGATTTTCAAATGCCCGAAGAAGAATTTAAGCAAAAAGAACCTCTGGTTTGTAAATTTGAAAAGAAAGGCAGAAACGGAAAACCTGTAACGATTGTAGAAGGTTGGGAAGGTAGTGAAGACGATTTGAAGAAGATTTCAAAAAAAATAAAGACCACTTTGGGAATCGGTGGTTCTGAAAAAGACGGAACAATCATTATTCAGGGAGATAACCGTGATAAAATTATGGCTATTCTAAAAGATATGGGCTACAAAACGAAAAGAGTCGGCGGATAG
- a CDS encoding T9SS type A sorting domain-containing protein → MRTKLLFLFISCSLFGQNAELFSNDWYISQIVMNGQTTVTPFMNIALSKSNFITFTSPGNGYIFNSKHFNSCQVEITFPANVSTFTKVSSGCTLAMYGGDNSMAVNSYDQKHTDFYIYPSLGSVFEYEIVTSSSGKTLIITDAANNNKIYYNNAFLDTKENAIKKAFKLYPNPSTDFLIIENVEKNLKLRINDLSGKILFETLTSDKTQKIDISSFATGQYILNIENFKPEFFIKK, encoded by the coding sequence ATGAGAACAAAACTACTTTTCCTGTTTATCAGTTGTTCATTGTTTGGACAAAACGCAGAGCTTTTTAGTAATGATTGGTATATCTCTCAAATTGTAATGAATGGACAAACGACAGTTACTCCTTTCATGAATATTGCGCTTTCAAAGTCTAATTTTATTACATTTACATCGCCAGGCAACGGATATATTTTCAACTCAAAACATTTTAACAGCTGTCAGGTTGAAATTACTTTTCCAGCTAATGTAAGTACTTTTACCAAAGTAAGCTCTGGATGTACATTAGCCATGTACGGAGGAGATAACAGCATGGCTGTTAATAGTTATGACCAAAAACATACAGATTTTTATATTTATCCTTCGCTAGGATCTGTCTTTGAATATGAAATTGTTACAAGCAGTTCTGGTAAAACATTAATTATTACAGATGCTGCCAATAATAACAAAATATATTACAACAATGCATTTTTAGATACAAAGGAAAATGCTATTAAAAAAGCTTTCAAATTATATCCAAACCCTTCTACAGATTTTTTAATCATTGAGAATGTAGAAAAAAACTTAAAATTAAGGATTAATGATCTTTCAGGAAAGATTTTATTTGAAACATTAACATCGGATAAAACTCAAAAAATAGATATAAGCAGCTTTGCAACTGGCCAATACATTTTAAATATCGAAAATTTTAAACCTGAATTTTTTATTAAAAAATAA